In Pueribacillus theae, the DNA window TATGATTGGGTTAATTGCCATTTTGTTCGGAACAACAGACTTAAGAAAAATGGGCGGCCTTATGAAAACAAAGCCTGCCCTTGGCTGGTTCTATTTAATCGCCGCATTTGGACTAGCGGGCATTCCCCCATTAAGCGGATTTGCTGGCAAATTGCTCATCGTTAAAGGAGGATTTGAAAATGATCATGTATGGGGCAGCATCATTATCCTCGTAACGAGCCTTCTCGTTCTTTTATCAGTGATGCGGATTTTTATTTATGCATTCTGGGGTGAGCCGGTAAAAGTCAATGAGATTCCGCGCTCAACATACCGGCAAATGTTTATCCCTTCTATTGTTCTTGTAGGGTTATCCATTTTGTACGGAATTGGAACGGAATGGCTTTATCCTTTTGTTTCCGATGCAGCGAACGTGCTTCAAAATCCATCCATCTACATTGATGCGGTGTTAAAGGAGTAGATGACATTGCCTAAGCAAATCTTGTTAAACTTTTTTCTGGCGCTTCTCTGGATGTTTTTGACCGTTAATTATTCACTTACCGCATTGATTATAGGCTACCTTTTAGGCCTTGGCCTTCTTTTCATGATGCGAAGATTTTTTAAAGAACGCTTTTATCTTGAACGTGTTTGGGCAGTCATTGTTTTATTTTTCATTTTCCAGCGCGAATTATTGCTGTCTAACATTCAAGTACTTATGCTTGTTCTCCGTCCGCGCTTAACAATTAAACCAGCGATTTTTGCTTTAGAAACGGA includes these proteins:
- a CDS encoding Na+/H+ antiporter subunit E, giving the protein MPKQILLNFFLALLWMFLTVNYSLTALIIGYLLGLGLLFMMRRFFKERFYLERVWAVIVLFFIFQRELLLSNIQVLMLVLRPRLTIKPAIFALETDLKEDWEITLLSSLITLTPGTLVIDVSHDQKTLYIHALDVSDIDEAIHSIKTTFEKAIIEVSRP